A DNA window from Pseudomonas resinovorans NBRC 106553 contains the following coding sequences:
- a CDS encoding serine hydrolase domain-containing protein — protein MQTQGYFDLRFEAARDAFAELFADPQERGAALCVQVGGETVLDLWAGVADKDGQEAWHSDTILNLFSCTKTFAAVTLLQLVGEGKLELDAPVARYWPEFAAAGKERISVRQLLCHRAGLPAIRAALPAEALYDWQAMTTALAAEQPWWTPGEAHGYAPITFGWLVGELIRRADGRGPGESIGARVARPLGLDFHVGLDDAEFHRVAHIARAKGNLGDAAAQRLLKSMMTEPNSLSTRSFTNPPSIMTSTNKPEWRRMQQPAANGHGNARSLAGFYAGLLEGQLLDAELLAELTREHSQGEDLTLQTATRFGLGCMLDQPDVANATYGLGRYAFGHPGAGGSTGFADPERELAFGFVTNTLGPYVLMDPRAQRLARVVKECLG, from the coding sequence GTGCAGACCCAGGGCTACTTCGACTTGCGCTTCGAGGCGGCGAGAGACGCCTTCGCCGAACTCTTCGCCGATCCCCAGGAGCGCGGCGCCGCGCTGTGCGTCCAGGTGGGCGGGGAAACCGTGCTCGATCTCTGGGCCGGCGTGGCCGACAAGGATGGCCAGGAAGCCTGGCACAGCGACACCATCCTCAACCTGTTCTCCTGCACCAAGACCTTTGCCGCCGTGACCCTGTTGCAGCTGGTGGGTGAGGGCAAGCTGGAGCTGGATGCGCCCGTGGCGCGCTATTGGCCCGAGTTCGCCGCCGCCGGCAAGGAACGCATCAGTGTCCGCCAACTGCTGTGCCACCGCGCCGGCCTGCCGGCGATCCGCGCCGCGTTGCCGGCCGAAGCTCTCTATGACTGGCAGGCCATGACCACCGCCCTGGCCGCCGAACAGCCCTGGTGGACGCCGGGGGAGGCCCATGGCTATGCGCCCATCACCTTCGGTTGGCTGGTGGGCGAGCTGATCCGCCGCGCCGATGGTCGTGGCCCGGGCGAGTCCATCGGCGCGCGCGTCGCCAGGCCGCTGGGGCTGGATTTCCACGTCGGCCTGGATGACGCCGAGTTCCATCGTGTCGCCCACATCGCCCGCGCCAAGGGCAACCTGGGCGACGCCGCGGCGCAGCGCCTGCTCAAGAGCATGATGACCGAGCCGAACTCCCTGAGTACCCGCTCCTTCACCAATCCGCCGTCCATCATGACCAGCACCAACAAGCCGGAATGGCGGCGCATGCAGCAGCCGGCGGCCAATGGCCATGGCAACGCGCGCAGCCTGGCCGGCTTCTACGCCGGGTTGCTGGAGGGCCAGTTGCTGGACGCCGAACTGCTCGCCGAACTGACCCGTGAGCACAGCCAGGGCGAGGACCTCACCCTGCAGACCGCCACCCGCTTTGGCCTGGGATGCATGCTCGACCAGCCGGACGTGGCCAACGCCACCTACGGCCTCGGTCGTTACGCCTTCGGCCATCCGGGCGCCGGCGGGTCCACCGGCTTCGCCGATCCCGAGCGCGAACTGGCCTTCGGCTTCGTCACCAACACACTCGGCCCCTACGTGCTGATGGACCCCCGTGCGCAGCGCCTGGCACGTGTGGTCAAGGAATGCCTGGGCTGA
- the pdxH gene encoding pyridoxamine 5'-phosphate oxidase, whose translation MTQTLADMRRDYTRDGLSEEQAPAEPFGLFQHWFGDAVKTEQLPVEPNAMTLATVDAQGRPHCRVLLLKGLDERGFTFFSNYDSAKGEQLAASPFAAMTFFWPALERQVRIEGRVERVTPAESDAYFQVRPLGSRLGAWASPQSRVIADRSELESLLAQTEQRFLDQAPTCPPHWGGYRLLPERIEFWQGRASRLHDRLNYRLVNDAWVRERLAP comes from the coding sequence ATGACCCAGACCCTGGCCGACATGCGCCGTGACTACACCCGTGACGGGCTCAGCGAGGAGCAGGCTCCCGCCGAGCCCTTCGGCCTGTTCCAGCACTGGTTCGGCGACGCGGTGAAGACCGAGCAACTGCCGGTCGAACCCAACGCCATGACCCTCGCCACGGTCGACGCCCAGGGCCGCCCCCATTGCCGGGTGCTGCTGCTCAAGGGCCTGGACGAGCGTGGCTTCACCTTCTTCAGCAATTACGACAGCGCCAAGGGCGAACAGCTCGCGGCCAGTCCCTTTGCCGCCATGACCTTCTTCTGGCCGGCCCTGGAGCGCCAGGTGCGCATCGAGGGGCGGGTGGAGCGGGTGACCCCGGCCGAATCCGATGCCTACTTCCAGGTCCGACCGCTGGGCAGCCGTCTCGGCGCCTGGGCCTCGCCCCAGAGCCGGGTGATCGCCGATCGCAGCGAGCTCGAATCCCTGCTGGCGCAGACCGAGCAGCGTTTCCTCGACCAGGCACCCACCTGCCCGCCGCACTGGGGCGGCTATCGCCTCTTGCCCGAGCGCATCGAGTTCTGGCAGGGGCGGGCCAGTCGCCTGCATGACCGCCTCAACTACCGTCTGGTGAATGACGCCTGGGTTCGCGAGCGTCTGGCGCCCTGA
- a CDS encoding sugar diacid recognition domain-containing protein, which produces MLALDSALAQLIVDRAMAILPYNINVMDDQGMIIGTGDPQRLHTRHEGAQLVLANRRVVEIDSQAASCLRGVRPGVNLPLLHAERLIGVLGITGEPETVRPYAELVRMAAEVLVEQRQLQVERHWQRHQLESWLCQLADPTTELVQLAAEGERIGLLLAWRQQVCVLEMTEAGDTLQRRARLIDALSRQGQLCAPLSARELICCRPFSAERDDHAWLAQADERGWGVARLCVSDPQACIGDLREAALATRSLLAFAQACRPAQRLLRLEEHRLSTLLFSQRDSWLLRRWLRPLERLIAADQDAVLRETLRCWREHDGHAQECAQALGIHRNTLRYRLERIAELVGLEQARQDQLMFLSLGLELFQERTRTCADALAGPRNELLR; this is translated from the coding sequence ATGCTCGCACTCGATTCGGCACTGGCGCAGCTCATCGTCGACCGCGCCATGGCCATCCTTCCATACAACATCAACGTGATGGATGACCAGGGCATGATCATCGGCACGGGAGATCCCCAGCGCCTGCATACCCGCCATGAAGGGGCGCAATTGGTGCTCGCCAACCGCCGGGTGGTGGAGATCGACAGCCAGGCCGCCAGCTGCCTGCGTGGCGTCCGTCCCGGGGTGAACCTCCCGCTGCTGCATGCCGAGCGGCTGATCGGTGTGCTCGGCATTACCGGCGAACCCGAGACCGTGCGTCCCTATGCCGAGCTGGTGCGCATGGCCGCCGAAGTGCTGGTGGAGCAGCGCCAGTTGCAGGTGGAGCGGCATTGGCAGCGTCACCAGTTGGAGTCCTGGCTGTGCCAGCTCGCCGATCCAACCACGGAGCTGGTGCAATTGGCCGCCGAAGGCGAGCGCATCGGCCTGTTGCTGGCCTGGCGTCAGCAGGTTTGTGTCCTGGAGATGACGGAGGCGGGCGACACCCTGCAGCGCAGGGCCCGACTGATCGACGCGCTGTCCCGCCAGGGCCAACTGTGTGCGCCGCTGTCGGCGCGCGAACTGATCTGCTGCCGCCCGTTCAGCGCCGAACGAGACGATCACGCCTGGCTCGCCCAGGCCGATGAGCGCGGCTGGGGCGTCGCCCGGCTGTGTGTCAGCGATCCGCAGGCGTGCATTGGCGATCTGCGCGAAGCGGCCCTGGCCACCCGATCCCTGCTGGCCTTCGCCCAGGCATGCCGGCCGGCGCAGCGCCTGCTGCGCCTGGAGGAGCATCGCTTGTCGACCCTGCTGTTCAGCCAGCGCGACAGCTGGCTCCTGCGCCGTTGGCTGAGGCCGCTGGAGCGCCTGATCGCGGCGGATCAGGATGCTGTCCTGCGCGAGACCCTGCGCTGCTGGCGCGAGCACGATGGCCATGCCCAGGAGTGCGCCCAGGCCCTCGGCATCCACCGCAATACCCTGCGTTACCGGCTGGAGCGCATCGCCGAACTGGTCGGTCTGGAACAGGCCCGCCAGGACCAGCTGATGTTTCTCTCCCTGGGGTTGGAGCTGTTCCAGGAACGGACCCGGACTTGTGCCGATGCACTTGCCGGGCCGCGAAATGAGTTGTTGCGTTAG
- a CDS encoding GntP family permease: MVLVLILAALIAFIVLSTTRLKLHPFLALLAAAFIAGFAYQVPAGEIVKTITAGFGSILGYIGIVIVLGTIIGVILERSGAAITMAETVIKLLGERFPTLTMSIIGYLVSIPVFCDSGYVILNSLKNALAARMRVSTVAMSVALATGLYATHTFVPPTPGPIAAAGNLGLDASLGLVIAVGLVVALVTAFAGMWWANRFIGREVQLEDDGLPHQPDQDFAALRASYGKLPSAFQAFAPIFVPILLICLGSIAAFPSKPLGSGLFFATLGFLGTPVVALLVGLALACTLLKSADKRKEFHDHVAEGILSAAPILLITGAGGAFGAVLKVTPLGDYLGSTLSALGIGLFMPFVVAAALKTAQGSTTVALVTTSALVAPLLGQLGLDSEMGRVLTVMAIGAGAMTVSHANDSFFWVVTQFSRMPVSLAYRAQTLATLIQGIAGMLATWLLSLVLL; this comes from the coding sequence ATGGTCCTGGTACTGATTCTGGCGGCGTTGATCGCCTTCATCGTACTCTCCACCACGCGCTTGAAACTGCACCCTTTCCTCGCCCTGCTGGCGGCCGCCTTCATCGCCGGCTTCGCCTACCAGGTCCCCGCCGGTGAAATCGTCAAGACCATTACCGCGGGCTTCGGCAGCATCCTCGGCTACATCGGCATCGTCATCGTCCTCGGCACCATCATTGGTGTGATCCTCGAGCGTAGCGGCGCGGCCATCACCATGGCCGAGACCGTGATCAAGCTGCTGGGCGAGCGCTTCCCCACCCTGACCATGTCGATCATCGGCTACCTGGTGTCCATCCCGGTGTTTTGCGACTCGGGCTACGTGATCCTCAACTCCCTGAAGAACGCCCTGGCCGCGCGCATGCGCGTTTCCACCGTGGCCATGAGCGTGGCGCTCGCCACCGGCCTCTACGCCACCCATACCTTCGTGCCGCCGACACCGGGCCCGATCGCCGCCGCCGGCAACCTCGGGCTGGATGCCAGCCTTGGCCTGGTGATCGCGGTGGGGCTGGTGGTGGCGCTGGTGACCGCCTTCGCCGGCATGTGGTGGGCCAACCGCTTCATCGGCCGTGAAGTGCAGTTGGAGGACGATGGCCTGCCGCACCAGCCGGATCAGGACTTCGCGGCCCTGCGCGCCAGCTACGGCAAGCTGCCCAGCGCCTTCCAGGCCTTCGCGCCGATCTTCGTACCTATCCTGCTGATCTGCCTGGGCTCCATCGCGGCCTTCCCCAGCAAGCCCCTCGGCAGTGGCCTGTTCTTCGCCACCCTGGGCTTCCTCGGTACGCCTGTAGTTGCGCTACTGGTTGGCCTGGCCTTGGCCTGCACGCTGCTGAAAAGCGCGGACAAGCGCAAGGAGTTCCACGACCACGTGGCCGAAGGCATCCTCTCCGCCGCGCCTATCCTGTTGATCACCGGTGCCGGTGGTGCGTTCGGCGCCGTGCTGAAGGTCACCCCCCTGGGCGACTACCTGGGCAGCACCCTGTCGGCGCTCGGCATCGGCCTGTTCATGCCGTTCGTGGTCGCCGCCGCGCTGAAAACCGCCCAGGGTTCAACCACCGTGGCGCTGGTCACCACCTCCGCGCTGGTGGCGCCCCTGCTCGGCCAGCTCGGCCTGGACAGCGAGATGGGCCGGGTGCTGACTGTGATGGCCATCGGTGCCGGCGCCATGACGGTATCCCATGCCAACGACAGCTTCTTCTGGGTCGTGACCCAGTTCAGCCGGATGCCGGTTTCCCTGGCCTACCGCGCCCAGACCCTGGCTACCCTGATACAGGGTATCGCCGGCATGCTCGCCACCTGGCTGCTCAGCCTGGTCCTGCTCTGA